A genomic stretch from Empedobacter stercoris includes:
- the murG gene encoding undecaprenyldiphospho-muramoylpentapeptide beta-N-acetylglucosaminyltransferase: MKNTSKTSPKVLISGGGTGGHIYPAIAIADEIKRRLPDAQILFVGAEGRMEMEKVPKVGYAIKGLPISGFDRSNMKANLKFPFKLIKSLSLAKKIYTDFQPDLAIGTGGYASGPMLWIAGSKNVPILLQEQNSFPGVTNKILKNKAKAICTAYEGISQFPQEKVHYTGNPIRAEIFQNLPSKSEAISVFGLDPEKPTILSVGGSQGSRAMNNAWLENLEEFVASGVQLIWQTGKLDYQKIKNLVGDKYPTIHVTEFIYNMKDAYAASDMIVSRAGAMAISELCIVGKATILLPLPTAAEDHQTKNAQALVEREAAIMVKDADAKQNLVKEVIALANNEKLKNKLSQNIKQLGKPNATKEIVDILLNLL, from the coding sequence GTGAAGAATACATCGAAGACATCGCCTAAAGTTTTGATAAGTGGCGGAGGAACAGGTGGACATATATATCCAGCTATAGCAATCGCAGATGAAATAAAACGTCGTTTGCCAGATGCTCAAATTCTGTTTGTAGGAGCAGAAGGAAGAATGGAAATGGAAAAAGTACCAAAAGTTGGTTATGCTATAAAAGGCTTACCAATTTCTGGATTTGATAGAAGTAATATGAAAGCGAATTTAAAATTTCCTTTCAAATTGATAAAAAGTTTAAGTCTTGCAAAGAAAATCTATACTGATTTTCAACCAGACTTAGCTATTGGTACAGGAGGTTATGCAAGTGGACCAATGTTGTGGATAGCGGGAAGCAAAAATGTTCCGATTTTATTACAAGAACAAAATTCGTTTCCGGGTGTTACCAACAAAATTTTGAAAAATAAAGCAAAGGCTATTTGTACAGCTTACGAAGGAATTTCACAATTTCCACAAGAAAAAGTGCATTACACAGGAAATCCAATTCGTGCCGAAATTTTTCAAAACTTACCATCCAAATCAGAAGCAATTTCTGTTTTTGGATTAGATCCAGAAAAACCAACTATTTTATCTGTTGGAGGTTCGCAAGGATCAAGAGCAATGAATAATGCATGGTTAGAAAACCTTGAGGAATTTGTTGCAAGTGGTGTTCAGTTAATTTGGCAAACAGGAAAGTTAGATTATCAAAAAATCAAAAACTTGGTTGGAGATAAATATCCAACCATTCATGTAACCGAATTTATTTACAACATGAAAGATGCGTATGCAGCTTCGGATATGATTGTTTCTCGTGCAGGAGCTATGGCAATTTCGGAATTGTGTATAGTTGGTAAAGCAACAATTTTGCTTCCTTTACCAACAGCGGCAGAAGATCATCAAACTAAAAATGCGCAAGCGTTGGTTGAGAGAGAGGCTGCGATTATGGTAAAAGATGCAGATGCAAAACAAAATTTAGTCAAAGAGGTAATTGCTTTGGCAAACAATGAAAAATTAAAAAATAAATTATCTCAAAACATCAAGCAATTAGGGAAACCGAATGCGACAAAAGAGATTGTAGATATATTATTGAATTTATTATAA
- a CDS encoding FtsW/RodA/SpoVE family cell cycle protein, whose product MSTIVQKYFKGDKPLWAFILLLALFSFLPVYSASSNLVYTVGSGTIFGHLGKHAVILLIGLFFIYGLQRVDYRWFGLFALSAVLLLSVVLILTLVQGQTIGGANAARWLTIPGTGIGIQPSMIASQALLIYIARYLTKNRDKEYTWKNTLIPLFLPILAIVGLIFPSNGSTALMLAGMCGILLIIGGFPFKYLFTIAGLGILLGGGFIWLAFNKPDLIANSRVHTWMSRIEKFNDDSGLESYQVLHAKAAIARGLNEMAGPGKSVFKQTLPQSSSDFIFAIIVEEYGAIGAILLIGIFLLILIRICIIASKIHTIFGTLLVFAVGLPIIVQAMVNMAVAVNLIPVTGQPLPMISYGGTSIWMTCISFGIILSVSTQIKSKEELEQDRKVLSEEYIEDIA is encoded by the coding sequence ATGTCTACCATCGTACAAAAATATTTTAAAGGCGATAAACCGCTTTGGGCTTTCATTTTATTGTTAGCACTATTTTCGTTCTTACCAGTTTATTCGGCAAGTTCTAACTTGGTGTATACAGTAGGTTCAGGAACTATTTTTGGACATTTAGGTAAACATGCCGTAATTCTTTTAATTGGTTTATTTTTCATTTATGGATTACAGCGTGTGGATTATCGTTGGTTTGGCCTATTTGCTTTAAGTGCAGTTCTTTTACTTTCAGTAGTTTTGATCCTGACGCTCGTACAAGGACAAACAATCGGTGGGGCAAATGCAGCACGTTGGCTAACGATTCCAGGAACAGGGATAGGTATTCAACCATCTATGATAGCTTCACAAGCATTGTTGATCTATATAGCTCGTTATTTGACAAAAAATAGAGACAAAGAATATACATGGAAAAATACCTTAATTCCTTTATTTTTACCAATCCTTGCAATTGTAGGATTAATTTTTCCTTCTAATGGATCAACAGCGTTGATGTTAGCTGGAATGTGTGGTATATTATTGATTATTGGTGGATTTCCATTCAAGTATTTATTTACAATTGCAGGATTAGGGATTCTTTTAGGAGGAGGATTTATTTGGTTGGCTTTTAATAAACCAGATTTAATTGCAAATTCGCGTGTACACACATGGATGTCACGTATAGAGAAATTTAATGATGATTCGGGTTTAGAAAGCTACCAAGTTCTACACGCAAAAGCAGCAATTGCAAGAGGTTTAAATGAAATGGCAGGACCAGGAAAAAGTGTTTTTAAACAGACTTTACCTCAGTCTTCTTCCGATTTTATCTTCGCAATTATTGTAGAAGAGTACGGTGCCATTGGTGCAATTTTATTAATTGGAATTTTTCTTTTGATATTAATTCGAATTTGTATCATCGCATCTAAAATTCATACCATTTTTGGTACGCTACTTGTATTTGCAGTCGGCCTACCAATTATCGTTCAAGCAATGGTGAATATGGCGGTTGCTGTAAATTTAATTCCAGTAACAGGACAACCATTACCAATGATTAGTTATGGTGGAACATCCATTTGGATGACATGTATTTCGTTCGGAATAATTTTGAGTGTTAGTACTCAAATTAAATCGAAAGAAGAATTAGAACAAGATAGAAAAGTATTAAGTGAAGAATACATCGAAGACATCGCCTAA
- a CDS encoding UDP-N-acetylmuramoyl-L-alanyl-D-glutamate--2,6-diaminopimelate ligase codes for MRNLVDLLFKVSILETIGSTKVEVNTIQFDSRKVSKDDVFVAVNGVTVDGHQYIEKAIGLGAKTIVCEVLPENIVDGITYVKVENSTIALGVLASNFYGNPTKDLKLVGVTGTNGKTTTTTLLYELFTKLGYACALISTIKIVIDGEVIPSTHTTPDILTLNKMFREAVDRGCEFAFMEVSSHGIHQNRIAGLHFEVAGFTNITHDHLDYHKTFANYLAAKKKFFDDLPKTSTAISNADDKNGKVMLQNTVATKRLYALKTDADFKGKIIEHQFDGMQLEFNGKEFWTSLIGQFNAYNLVLVFGIASILGQDELEVLKALSTLGNVDGRFQTFQTKSGIIVIVDYAHTPDALENVLDTIEGIRTKNEKLITVVGCGGDRDKTKRPEMADIASEKSNLAIFTSDNPRTEDPEEILREMEVGVKPQFYNRTLKITDRKEAIKTALKMAEPKDIILIAGKGHETYQEINGIRTHFSDVEIASELSKILNK; via the coding sequence ATGAGAAATTTAGTTGATCTATTATTTAAAGTTTCCATCTTAGAAACGATTGGTTCAACAAAAGTTGAAGTCAATACTATTCAATTTGATTCAAGAAAAGTATCAAAAGATGATGTTTTTGTTGCTGTAAATGGAGTTACAGTAGATGGACATCAGTATATAGAAAAAGCAATTGGTTTAGGTGCTAAAACAATTGTTTGTGAAGTTTTACCAGAAAATATAGTTGATGGTATAACATATGTAAAAGTTGAAAATTCGACAATCGCATTAGGTGTTTTAGCTTCTAATTTTTATGGAAATCCAACAAAGGATTTAAAACTTGTTGGAGTTACAGGAACAAATGGGAAAACAACAACAACGACATTGTTGTACGAATTGTTTACAAAATTAGGGTATGCTTGCGCATTAATTTCGACAATTAAAATTGTAATTGATGGTGAAGTGATTCCATCTACGCATACAACGCCAGATATTTTGACATTAAACAAAATGTTTCGTGAGGCTGTAGATAGAGGTTGCGAATTTGCTTTTATGGAAGTTTCTTCGCACGGAATTCATCAAAATAGAATTGCAGGTTTACATTTCGAAGTTGCTGGATTTACGAATATCACACACGATCATTTGGATTACCATAAAACTTTTGCAAATTATCTTGCAGCTAAAAAGAAATTTTTCGACGATTTACCAAAAACGTCAACAGCAATTTCAAATGCAGATGATAAAAATGGAAAAGTGATGCTTCAGAATACAGTGGCAACAAAAAGATTGTACGCACTAAAAACTGATGCAGATTTCAAAGGAAAAATTATCGAACATCAATTTGATGGAATGCAATTAGAATTCAATGGAAAAGAATTCTGGACATCATTAATTGGTCAATTTAATGCCTATAATTTAGTATTAGTTTTTGGTATAGCCTCAATTTTAGGGCAAGATGAATTAGAAGTCTTAAAAGCATTGAGCACACTTGGAAATGTAGATGGTCGTTTTCAAACATTTCAAACGAAATCAGGTATTATTGTGATTGTAGATTATGCACATACGCCAGATGCTTTAGAAAATGTTTTGGATACAATTGAAGGGATTCGTACCAAAAATGAAAAATTAATAACAGTTGTAGGTTGTGGTGGAGATCGCGATAAAACAAAGCGTCCTGAAATGGCTGATATCGCAAGCGAAAAATCTAATCTTGCCATTTTTACATCAGATAATCCAAGAACAGAAGATCCAGAAGAGATTCTACGTGAAATGGAAGTTGGTGTGAAACCGCAATTTTATAATCGCACTTTGAAAATTACAGATCGTAAAGAAGCTATAAAAACAGCACTTAAAATGGCTGAGCCAAAAGATATTATTTTGATTGCAGGAAAAGGTCACGAGACATATCAAGAAATTAACGGAATAAGAACACATTTTTCTGATGTTGAAATAGCGTCAGAATTGAGTAAAATATTGAACAAATAA
- the mraY gene encoding phospho-N-acetylmuramoyl-pentapeptide-transferase encodes MLYYLFDYLESINFPGARMFQYTSFRAGMAILLAMFISLFYGKRIISYLRKEQMGEIVRDLGLKGQIEKAGTPTMGGLIIILATLIPTLLFAKLDNIYIIILLVSTIWLGVIGFLDDYIKVFKKNKEGLQGKFKILGQVGLGIVVGLMLYFSPTVTVKHQENRVKVQAGTEQTEYNRAIKFGPEEKTLETTMPFVKGNEFNYSDILFWMDAEDRPTWAVAAIFIFAVIFIITAVSNGANLTDGIDGLAAGSSAVIMAAIAMFVFVSGNIMFADYLNIMFIPRSEEVLIFCGAFLGGLIGFIWYNTYPAQVFMGDTGSLTIGGVIAVLAIIVRKELLLPILCGIFFAESLSVMLQVSYFKYTKKKFGEGRRIFLMSPLHHHFQKLGYHESKIVVRAIIIGIILAVISIITLKIR; translated from the coding sequence ATGTTATACTATTTATTTGATTATTTAGAGAGTATCAATTTCCCTGGAGCACGCATGTTTCAATACACGTCTTTCCGCGCGGGAATGGCAATTTTATTAGCCATGTTCATCAGTTTGTTTTACGGAAAACGAATTATTAGTTATTTACGTAAAGAACAAATGGGTGAAATTGTTCGTGATTTAGGGTTGAAAGGACAAATCGAAAAAGCAGGAACGCCAACTATGGGTGGTTTAATCATCATATTAGCAACGTTAATTCCTACTTTACTTTTTGCAAAATTAGATAATATTTACATCATCATTTTGTTGGTTTCAACAATTTGGTTAGGTGTTATTGGATTTTTAGATGATTACATCAAAGTATTCAAGAAAAACAAAGAAGGTTTACAAGGTAAATTTAAAATTTTAGGACAAGTGGGTCTTGGAATTGTAGTTGGTTTAATGCTTTATTTCAGTCCAACAGTTACTGTAAAACATCAAGAAAACAGAGTGAAAGTCCAAGCAGGAACTGAACAAACGGAATACAATCGAGCAATTAAATTTGGTCCTGAGGAAAAAACATTAGAAACAACGATGCCTTTCGTTAAAGGGAATGAATTTAACTATTCAGATATTTTATTTTGGATGGATGCAGAAGATCGTCCTACATGGGCAGTTGCAGCAATTTTTATTTTTGCGGTAATTTTTATCATTACAGCAGTTTCGAATGGAGCCAATTTAACAGACGGTATCGATGGTTTAGCAGCTGGTAGTTCAGCTGTAATTATGGCGGCGATTGCTATGTTTGTTTTCGTTTCGGGAAATATCATGTTCGCAGATTATCTGAATATTATGTTTATTCCTCGTTCCGAAGAAGTATTAATTTTCTGTGGTGCATTCCTTGGAGGTTTGATCGGATTTATTTGGTACAATACCTATCCGGCGCAAGTATTCATGGGTGATACAGGAAGTTTGACAATTGGAGGTGTTATCGCAGTTTTGGCAATTATCGTTCGAAAAGAATTGTTACTACCGATTTTGTGTGGAATATTTTTCGCAGAAAGTTTGTCAGTGATGTTGCAAGTGTCTTATTTCAAGTACACGAAAAAGAAATTTGGTGAAGGTCGTAGAATCTTTTTGATGTCTCCTTTACATCACCATTTTCAAAAATTAGGATATCACGAAAGTAAAATCGTGGTTCGTGCCATTATCATCGGAATCATTTTAGCGGTAATTAGTATTATTACCTTAAAGATTAGATAA
- the murD gene encoding UDP-N-acetylmuramoyl-L-alanine--D-glutamate ligase, which translates to MKRLVVLGGGESGVGTAILAKKENFEVFLSDMGQIKDKYKQLLEEHGIAYEEGQHTEDLILNADEIMKSPGIPKKAALIQKLEAKGVSIISEIEFASRYTDAKIIAITGSNGKTTTTSLMFHILKQAGLNVGLGGNIGKSFAKSVAEDNFDYYVLEVSSFQLDDIKTDFKPYVAILLNITPDHLDQYNYQFDLYAKAKFRITENQDENDYFIYNLDDPKTMEMIDQMNIRAHRKPFTMMDATNEAYANNELFRVSDSNGDFTMLVNDLGLIGKHNVSNSLAAAVAAKIIEINNEDLKKSLSDFKSVEHRLEPVLTIGGIDFVNDSKATNVNATYYALESMTKPIVWIVGGTDKGNDYSEVLPFVKKKVKAIVCLGVDNAKIIDFFSPYIDTIVETNNMKDCVAQSYQLATKGETVLLSPACASFDLFNGYEDRGDQFKENVRKL; encoded by the coding sequence ATGAAAAGATTAGTCGTTTTAGGAGGAGGAGAAAGTGGCGTAGGAACAGCTATTCTTGCGAAGAAAGAAAACTTTGAGGTTTTTCTTTCAGACATGGGACAAATAAAAGATAAATATAAACAACTTTTGGAGGAGCACGGAATCGCTTATGAAGAAGGACAGCATACAGAAGATTTAATTTTGAATGCAGACGAAATCATGAAAAGTCCAGGTATTCCTAAGAAAGCAGCACTAATTCAGAAATTAGAAGCGAAAGGCGTTTCAATTATTTCTGAAATTGAATTTGCATCTCGTTACACAGATGCAAAAATTATTGCGATTACAGGATCTAATGGAAAAACAACAACAACAAGTTTGATGTTCCATATCCTAAAGCAAGCTGGATTAAATGTAGGATTAGGTGGTAACATCGGAAAAAGTTTTGCAAAATCTGTAGCTGAAGATAACTTCGACTATTATGTGTTAGAAGTGAGTAGTTTTCAGTTAGACGATATTAAAACAGATTTCAAACCGTATGTTGCAATTTTATTAAACATTACACCAGATCATTTAGACCAATACAACTATCAGTTTGATTTGTATGCAAAGGCTAAATTCAGAATAACTGAAAACCAAGATGAAAACGATTATTTTATCTACAATTTGGATGATCCAAAAACAATGGAGATGATAGATCAGATGAATATTCGCGCTCATCGTAAACCGTTCACAATGATGGATGCAACAAATGAAGCATACGCAAATAATGAATTGTTCCGTGTGAGCGATTCGAATGGTGATTTTACAATGTTAGTGAATGATTTAGGATTAATTGGAAAACACAATGTTTCTAATTCATTGGCTGCGGCTGTAGCTGCAAAAATTATTGAAATCAATAATGAGGATCTAAAAAAGAGTTTGTCGGATTTTAAATCTGTTGAACATCGTTTAGAACCTGTTTTGACAATTGGCGGAATTGATTTTGTCAACGATTCTAAAGCAACAAATGTTAATGCAACTTATTATGCGTTAGAAAGTATGACGAAACCAATCGTTTGGATTGTTGGTGGAACTGATAAAGGAAACGACTATAGCGAAGTTTTACCTTTCGTTAAAAAGAAAGTAAAAGCAATCGTTTGTTTGGGTGTAGATAATGCCAAAATTATTGATTTTTTCAGTCCATACATCGATACAATTGTCGAAACGAATAATATGAAAGATTGTGTTGCTCAATCCTATCAATTGGCAACAAAAGGAGAAACGGTTTTATTATCACCAGCTTGTGCAAGTTTCGATTTGTTCAACGGTTACGAAGATCGTGGCGATCAATTTAAAGAAAACGTACGCAAATTATAA
- a CDS encoding penicillin-binding protein encodes MTQSTKNKNNMVIKGWVFAGALAIWAIFIIVFMFRINIIEGVELERFAEKNNFRLDTVAAERGNLYASNGALMATTVTKHNIYVDLTVIKDELFKTEMHNLADSLGKMFTKSPSYFYDKFSTERNKKNRYMMLVKDLDYEEYQRIRKFPIFNKGQNRGGFIHETESKRELIVQDIGVRTIGYDDRRGKVGLEGAYSDLLSGVEGRRWEQFMGRGKWKPMKSWEQEPQSGSSVYTTIDADLQMVAYDALYKQLSEFEAEHGSIVVMEVKTGKVRAIVNLSRKKDGTYIDDYNYAVGEAAEPGSTFKTVSLLAAMDDGYINKNSTVETGNGSYKFYGRTITDSHGYGTLTVDGVMKKSSNIGTAKIINQYYGENPKAFFEKMDKWHMTSPLGVDILGEGKPIMHTPDSKSWSNITLPVMGYGYGLQLTPIQIVTFYNAVANNGKMLKPLFMDKITRKGEPDKVFEPVVLVDQLTSLENVKQMQEMLRGAVEQGTGKIISNSNYDIAGKTGTARVDYWKKDGRGMQYRASFAGYFPAEKPKYSCIVVVHKPNTAKGFYGGSVTAPVFKKIADWVYSKTPIPLPRDLVKKNAVNEFKKEDKIVTNESKNIVPNVTGHTGSKAIPVLENLGLDVQYSGFGKVTTQSIPAGTRFKKGETIYLMLEG; translated from the coding sequence ATGACACAATCGACGAAAAATAAAAACAATATGGTCATCAAAGGATGGGTTTTTGCCGGCGCACTTGCGATCTGGGCCATCTTTATTATTGTTTTTATGTTTCGAATTAATATAATAGAAGGGGTTGAATTAGAGCGGTTTGCAGAAAAAAACAACTTTAGATTAGATACAGTTGCAGCTGAACGTGGAAACTTGTACGCCTCAAATGGTGCTTTAATGGCCACTACAGTTACAAAACATAATATTTATGTCGATTTAACTGTGATCAAAGATGAGTTATTTAAGACAGAAATGCATAATCTTGCCGATTCTTTAGGTAAGATGTTTACAAAATCGCCTTCTTATTTTTACGATAAATTTTCTACAGAACGTAATAAGAAAAATCGCTACATGATGTTAGTGAAGGATTTGGATTATGAAGAATATCAACGAATCAGAAAATTCCCAATCTTTAATAAAGGTCAAAATAGAGGTGGATTTATCCATGAAACAGAATCAAAACGAGAATTAATAGTTCAAGATATCGGCGTTCGTACAATCGGTTACGATGATCGTCGTGGTAAAGTAGGCTTAGAAGGTGCTTATTCTGATTTATTAAGTGGTGTTGAAGGCCGTCGTTGGGAACAATTCATGGGACGTGGAAAATGGAAACCAATGAAAAGTTGGGAACAAGAACCACAATCAGGTTCTTCTGTTTACACGACAATTGATGCCGATTTACAAATGGTTGCATACGATGCGCTATACAAACAACTTTCAGAATTCGAAGCAGAACATGGAAGTATTGTTGTTATGGAAGTGAAAACTGGAAAAGTTCGTGCGATTGTTAATTTATCTCGTAAAAAAGATGGTACATATATAGATGATTATAACTATGCAGTTGGAGAAGCTGCAGAACCAGGATCTACTTTTAAAACAGTTTCGTTGCTTGCCGCAATGGATGATGGTTATATCAATAAAAATTCAACTGTAGAAACGGGTAACGGAAGTTATAAATTTTATGGCCGTACAATTACAGATTCACATGGTTACGGAACATTAACGGTAGATGGTGTGATGAAAAAATCATCGAATATTGGAACAGCTAAAATTATTAATCAATATTACGGAGAAAACCCAAAAGCTTTCTTCGAAAAAATGGATAAATGGCATATGACTTCTCCTCTTGGTGTAGATATTTTGGGAGAAGGAAAACCAATTATGCATACGCCAGATAGTAAATCATGGAGTAATATTACACTGCCAGTTATGGGATACGGCTATGGGTTACAATTAACTCCGATACAAATAGTAACTTTTTATAATGCAGTTGCAAATAATGGTAAAATGCTGAAACCATTATTTATGGATAAAATTACACGTAAAGGTGAACCTGATAAAGTTTTTGAACCAGTTGTTTTGGTTGACCAGTTAACTTCTTTGGAAAATGTAAAACAAATGCAAGAAATGTTGCGTGGTGCAGTTGAACAAGGAACAGGTAAAATTATTAGTAATAGTAATTACGATATCGCTGGTAAAACAGGAACTGCTCGTGTAGATTATTGGAAGAAAGATGGTAGAGGAATGCAATATCGTGCTTCGTTTGCAGGGTATTTTCCGGCAGAAAAACCAAAGTATTCTTGTATTGTTGTCGTACATAAACCAAATACAGCCAAAGGATTTTATGGAGGAAGTGTAACAGCTCCTGTTTTTAAGAAAATTGCCGATTGGGTATATTCAAAAACTCCCATACCTTTGCCACGCGATTTAGTAAAAAAGAACGCGGTGAATGAGTTTAAAAAAGAAGATAAAATTGTAACTAATGAATCTAAAAATATAGTACCAAATGTTACTGGTCATACAGGATCTAAAGCAATTCCGGTATTAGAAAATTTAGGTTTAGATGTACAATATTCAGGATTTGGAAAAGTGACAACTCAATCCATTCCTGCAGGGACAAGATTTAAGAAGGGTGAGACAATTTATTTAATGTTGGAAGGATGA
- a CDS encoding FtsL-like putative cell division protein: MAKKKKILPEKKTFTGLLRGEFLIKTGSEQNWKFMLYLVGLAFLSISSSHLVDRKVVRIAELQDKVEDLKSQYTDKHRDLMRMQLETEILERTAVYGLKIPDKQPYYIVDKVYDTIDEK, translated from the coding sequence ATGGCAAAAAAGAAAAAAATATTACCAGAGAAAAAAACGTTTACAGGTTTGTTGAGAGGTGAGTTTTTAATTAAAACAGGCTCAGAACAAAACTGGAAGTTTATGTTGTATTTGGTAGGTTTAGCTTTTTTGAGTATTTCGAGCTCGCATTTAGTGGATCGAAAAGTAGTTCGAATTGCTGAATTGCAAGATAAAGTTGAAGATTTAAAATCTCAATATACAGATAAGCATCGCGATTTGATGCGTATGCAATTAGAAACAGAAATCTTAGAGCGTACAGCAGTGTATGGTTTGAAGATTCCAGATAAACAACCTTATTATATAGTAGATAAAGTGTATGACACAATCGACGAAAAATAA
- the rsmH gene encoding 16S rRNA (cytosine(1402)-N(4))-methyltransferase RsmH: MSEYHNPVLLKDSVDALIINESGIYVDCTFGGGGHSREILNRLDQNGKLFSFDQDVDAIRNKIDDDRFELVEQNFRFLKNNLRFRGVKQVDGVLGDLGVSSHQFDTPERGFSTRFDGELDMRMNQNAALSAKTIINEYEEEELARIFYDFGELQGSYRLAREVVKARADKQIETIEELKQVFSFIPKMKENKFFAQMFQALRIEVNDEMAALKDMLTQCGEVIKPGGRLVIISYHSLEDRLTKRYMKNGMFEGEPERDMYGNWSAPFKPLQSKVIVPTQEEINENPRARSAKMRIAVRNED; encoded by the coding sequence ATGAGTGAGTATCATAATCCAGTGTTATTAAAAGATAGTGTCGATGCATTAATTATTAATGAGTCGGGAATATATGTAGATTGTACGTTCGGGGGTGGAGGACACTCGCGTGAAATATTAAATCGTTTGGATCAAAACGGAAAATTGTTTTCGTTTGATCAAGATGTTGATGCAATTCGTAATAAAATTGATGATGATCGATTTGAGTTAGTTGAACAAAACTTTCGATTCTTAAAAAATAATTTAAGATTTCGTGGAGTAAAACAAGTGGATGGTGTTTTAGGTGATTTAGGGGTTTCTTCTCATCAATTTGATACACCAGAACGTGGTTTTTCAACTCGCTTTGATGGAGAGTTGGATATGCGAATGAATCAAAATGCAGCGCTTTCTGCAAAAACAATTATTAATGAATACGAAGAGGAAGAATTGGCGCGTATTTTTTATGATTTTGGAGAATTGCAAGGTTCATATCGTTTAGCGAGAGAAGTTGTCAAAGCAAGAGCGGATAAGCAAATCGAAACGATTGAAGAGTTGAAGCAAGTATTTTCGTTTATTCCTAAAATGAAAGAAAATAAATTTTTTGCTCAAATGTTTCAAGCTTTACGAATCGAAGTGAATGATGAAATGGCTGCGTTAAAAGATATGTTGACACAATGTGGAGAAGTTATTAAGCCAGGAGGGCGTTTGGTTATTATTTCTTATCATTCCTTAGAAGATCGTTTAACAAAACGATACATGAAAAATGGAATGTTCGAAGGAGAACCAGAACGTGATATGTATGGAAATTGGTCAGCGCCATTTAAACCATTGCAATCCAAAGTAATTGTTCCAACACAAGAAGAAATAAATGAAAATCCGAGAGCGCGTAGTGCAAAAATGCGTATTGCAGTTCGAAATGAGGATTAA